The genomic DNA tcagtCTAACCCTAATGATGAATTAAGGTCAGTAGTTATGTTTGGCAACACTGCTTCCTGTCAATGTATTTGTTCAGTCACATTGTTAATCAAAGAGCCTTTACCACCTACTGTTCACCACCTCTGTGTTCATCATAAGACAAACATATCAGGGGCCCGTATCCAcaatgtctcagagtaggactgctgatctaggatcagttttggtTTCTGGATCAAAATGTCAGTTTATGTTTAATGCCATTACAGACTGCCAAATAGGAGAGTTCTTAGGTCTAATCTCCATCACACACCCACAAGCTGTCCATCATCACCCACTCAATGTGACTTCAGATTAGAATAATAATATCTCTCCCTGAACATGAATTTGAGAACACAGTGAAGCTCTGTCCCTCCTTTACAACAGTCTTTATACTGTATGCCCTCACACAGTGAGGGATGAACACCCGAACACTGGATCAGAGAGCACCAATAGGAATGGGTCTTAATATAACTGTTATAATCATCTATCATTATTATATCAGAATTAAAccctataatataatatactctAATATATCCATGATTGACGTTTGTTCATGGGAAGAATCTCCtttatgattgtgtgtgtgtgtgtgtgtgtgtgtgtgtgtgtgtgtgtgtgtgtgtgtgtgtgtgtgtgtgtgtgtgtgtgtgtgtgtgtgtgtgtgtgtgtgtgtgtgtgtgtgtgtgtgtgtgtgtgtgtgtgtgtgtgtgtgtgtgtgtgtgtgtgtgtgtgtgtgtgtgtgtctttgctgTATTCTGTTAAAGCCTCATTAATGCAACTGTGAGCGACTGAAAACATCAATGTTATGTCTCTTATCAGAGTGAACAGGAAATCTTCCTGTTTCCATCTacggcacagagagagaggagagaaaaaaacggctgagtatgtgtgtctgtttagagtttgtgtctgtgagtgtatgactgtgtgcatgtgcgcctgtgtgtgtttcagaatgACAGGAAGGCTCAATAATCAAATCCCCAAATGTCCTCTGTTTGTCtgtgagaggatgagagataATTGCGTTCGGTAATAATGAGCTCTGGAAAATAGATTGTCCACCCAAATAGTTTTCCGGGAAATCTGTGTTTAGGGAATTTGGCATCATGGTATACAATACACCCAGCCTAATACAGTACTATCCATAGAAATATAGATCTATTCATTTAAAATagatattcattatatttctatggtactatcatatacaggtaactgacaacctaaaggaaacaccaacatgaaGTGTCTTAATAGGGAGTTGGGCCACGacgagctgccagaacagcttcaatgcaccttggcatagattctagaagtgtctggaactcttggagggatgcgacaccattctcccacgagaaattccatcatttagTGGAAAAGGCTGTCTCAGGtgctgctccagaatctcccataagtgttcaattgggttgagatctggtgactgactgacacacacacacacacacacacacacacacacacacacacacacacacacacacacacacacacacacacacacacacacacacacacacacacacacacacacacacacacacacacacacacacacacacacacacacacacacacacacatactccctaTGCTCCTTTgcgacccctctttcaaagtcactgagagctcttcttctagccatggtagccacagtagtgggcaactgggcatttgtatacatgaccctaagcatgatgggatgttaattgcttaattaactcagaaaaccacacctgtgtggaagcacctgctttcaatatacgttgtatccctcatttacgcaagtgtttccattattttggcattTCCCTGCATTTATCATAGAGATTATTAAGGTTATTATTAAGGTTAACCATAAACTGGTTTTGGCATATATTCATCATGTGTTGGACATACAGCCCGATCCATTATCAAATAGATTATTCCAGTTGAAGTGAACAATAGCTTTATGTGTTCACCCAGACTAGAATACAGTAGCTaccatcattataaataagaatttgttcttaactgatgggcctagttacataaaggttCAATTAACAAGAAAATATATAATGTAGTTGTCATGGAGATTATTATTAAGGTTACCATGACCTATTGTTGGTATGTCCAACCTCTATGCTACAATCTCAGTGTACGAACAGTACTAATTGCAAATAGATTGTTGCCGTTATTAAGCTAACATATTTAATAATAGGTATTAAGTTAGGCCTACTGGAAGTTAATAACAGGTTTTAAATCCGATGAATCATCAACATTTTGGGGGGTATTCTACTGCCACGTAGACGACATTCTCATTGTGGAAAACACAGGTAGCTAAATACATTcatgtatctctttctctctctctctgtccttttttatttcttctttttttttttttcacaattcgtccatttaaaaaaatccttgttccagttgaagtcggaagtttacatgcgcCGTCGCCAAatacacaattcctgacatttaatcctagtaaaaattccctgtcttaggtcagttaggatcaccactttattttatcaatgtgaaatgtcagaataatagtagagagaatgattttatttcattttatttctttcatcatattcccaatgggtcagaagtttacatacactcaattagtatttgctagcattgcctttaaattgtttaacttgggtcaaacattttgggtagccttccacaagcttcccacaataagtttgatgaattttggcccattcctcctgacagagctagtgcaACTTGAGTtaggattgtaggcctccttgctcacacacgtgctttcagttctgcccacaatttttctatgggattgaggtcagggctttgtgatggctactccaatacattgactttgttgtccttaagccattttgccacaactttggaagtatgcttggagtcattgtccatttggaagacacatttgtaaccaagctttaacttcctgactgatgtcctgatgttgcttcaataaaacCACATAGTTTTTatttctcatgatgtcatctattttgtgaagtgcagcagttcctcctgcagcaaagcacccccacaacatgatgctgccaccccgtgcttcatggttgggatgatgttctttggctttcgtacccctttttcctccaaacataacgatggtcattatggccaaacagttctatttttgcttaatcagaccagaggacatttctccaaaaagtacgaactttgtccccatgtgccgttgcaaaccgtagtctggcttttttttatggaggttttggagcaatggcttatTCCTCGCTGAGCAGCCTCTCAGGTTATGTCAACATAGGacctgttttactgtggatatagatacttttgtacctgtttcctccagcatcttcacaaggtcctttgctgttgttctggaattgatttgcacttttcacaccaaagtacgttcatctctaggagacagaacgcgtctccgtCCTGAGCGctatgaaggctgcgtggtcccgtggtgtttatacttgcgtactattgtttgtacagatgaacgtggtatcttcaggcgtttggaaattgctcccaaggatgaaccagacttgtggaggtctacaatttttgtctgaggtcttggcagatttcttttgattttcccatgatgtcaagcagagaggcactgggtttgaaggtaggccttgaaatgcatccacaggtacacctccaattgactccaatgatatcaattagcctatcagaagcttctaaagccatgacataattttctggaattttccaagctgtttaaaggcacagtcaatttagtgtatgtaaacttctgaccactggaagtgtgatacagtgaattataagtgaaataatctgtctgtaagcaattgttggaaaaattacttcatGCATGTGTcatgtgtcattcacaaagtagatgtcctaaccgacttgccaaaactattgtttgttaaccttagtgtatgtaatcttgcgacttcaactgtacctgaaAATTCTACTCTGTGTACTTTTGATGTTACCAGTCTATATACTAACATCCCCCATCAGGGCAGCCAAGAGGCCCTCATGTTCTACCTCAATGTACGTCCCCCTAATGCTCTACCCAGCACCAATTGTATGGTGGACTTGGCTGAACTGGCACTACCCTCCAACTATCTCTTCAGAGGAGACTTCTTCCTCCAGACCAAAGGGACAACAATGGGGAGCACTATGGCTCCTATTTATACTAACCTGTATCTAGGTACTGTAGGACCTTCCACCCCCACCTGGGTTATGGATGCCTGATGAAGACCTAGGGGTCGAAACCTTGTTGTtaataaatatcacctgggagcaTGAGCAGCAGTGTGCAGCGTTTTCCTTCCTGTTGTCCATTAGTTTGCCTACAACTCCAGTACCTGAGGAAAGTACCTGGATGTGCGTATGTTTTTCAGCTTTCTACAATTCATCATCACACCAATGCCCATAATCCTATTTCCCTATTCTAACCCGATGATATTGATTGGTATGTTTGGGTAGGAACCTTGAAAAAGCTGATGTTTTTTGCTGAAAGTGCCCTGGAGGTCAGAATATTACGCAGGTGTGTTGGATTCATCATCATTTCCCTCCTCCACTATACGGTATTATAACATCACCAGTGAGGCAGTCAGGTCAAATGTGATTCCAGCTCCACAGCATCTCCTCCTAACTTCAATTGATATGTCGGAGATGGCAGGAAAGAGGGTGACATTGATTCCTTTATTTTGATTGGTTGGGCCCTCTTGGTGACAAATGAGCACTCAGGTTTGTTGATCTATCACCatgagggatgtgtgtgcttttgtgtgtgtgtgtgtgtgtgtgtgtgtgtgtgtgtgtgtgtgtgtgtgtgtgtgtgtgtgtgtgtgtgtgtgtgtgtgtgtgtgtgtgtgtgtgtgtgtgtgtgtgtgtgtgtggctgtgtgtgtgtgtgtgtgtgtttggctgtgtgtgtgtgtgtggctgtagaCTTACCAGCCGGTCTGTTAGTTGAGCTGACTCATATGAGGTTCTTGTTATGTGGCCCAAGTGAACGAACACAGAGCGTGGTGGTTTGTTTGGAGTGAAAAATCTACAAAAAAAGTCTATGGTCTGTTTCTCTTAGCTAGGGCTAAACTAACATAACTAGGGCTAGACTAACATTCATAGCTAGGTCTAGACTAACATTCATAGCTAGGGCTAGACTAACATAACTAGGGCTAGACTAACATTCATAGCTAGGGCTAGACTAACATAGCTAGGGCTAGACTAACATTCATAGCTAGGGCTAGACTAACATAACTAGGGCTAGACTAACATTCATAGCTAGGGCTAGACTAACATTCATAGCTAAGGCTAGACTAACATTCATAGCTAGGGTTAGACTAACATTCATAGCCAGGGCAAGACTAACATTCACAGCTAGGTCTAGACTAACATTCATAGCTAGGATTAGACTAACATTCATTTGATGTCTTCTTTAAATGTGAGCTCAGTagttagagagagcgagagagagtgtgtgtttgtttgtgagtgttcTGCCCATGACCAGTCTATCAGGTTCTGGTTTGATGAGCCAGCTTGATCCACATCCTGGGTTTAATGATGCGTGAGGCGGCGGTACGCGGAACTCTAAATGATACGTTACTCTGCAACATAGATGAGACCTGCTCTCATAACTGCCTAactaccagtgtgtgtgtgtgtgtgtgtgtgtgtgtgtgtgtgtgtgtcagtctgaaCAGACTGGGAATTAACATTGTTCCTTTGATTACAGCTGCTAGGCTATGTTCAAAATGGAACGCTATCCTTATACAGTGTGCTACTTCTGAAATTACACACTATATTCTCTGTCCTCAAACTGAAGCAGTGTCTTTCAGCTCTTTCGTGAACAATGATCAGTCTCACTTCTTTCTCCCGATCCCATTGTCTGTGTTCTCTCCCTAGCCATGAACTTAAGGCATTATTATTTTCATCAGAAGTAgcactgctctgtctgtgtgtgtgtgtgtgtgtgtgtgtgtgaccacgtATACTATTGTGATGCTGTCATCTCAGAGTTGACCTTCATATAAGAGTTCAGAAACCATGACAATGGTCATTGAGAGATGTTTATTCTTTAACATAACTATGGCAAACCTTTCTCCCAGATGTAGCTTGATATCATATGAAATGGCCGTGTGTTTAACAATGAATAGAAAACACCAAGGTGGCTCAGAAAGAGACAATTATTTCAACATCATATCAACATATCATAAAATACTACATATAGCATCATACTCCTGGCCACGTTTATCCAATATTGTGTTTTAGACATTCACAAAACTGTAGAAAAACATTGGTTGAATGTTGGAACGTGGCTGGAATGGTTGAGCTTTTTTAAAGTCTGTATTCACAGGATAGTTTGTTTCCAAGCTGTGGTGTGGCGTAGTGCTGCCGACCTTTTGGAAAAACAACATTTTGATGCTTTTACTGCACGTACTGTAGTGGGTTTTAGTCTTTCCCCCAAAAGCCTTTGCAACATAAAACATGTAGATGTTTTGTCACAGGTAGGTACATTATTTGTTTAAAGCCACGGATCCGACCATGCACGATAACaatttatatttttaaaaaaacataCAAACAACCAAAAAGTCCCAAGTCTAATCATACCATTCTTCGTTTATCCCTGCAGAGAATCTTTTTAAAAGATCTTCGGAAGTCATTGTTGAAGATTGTATAGATAATGGGATTggctgaactgttacagtagccGAACCAGAAGAAGAATTTAAACAGTGTGTCAGGTATGTAACACAAGTCACAGAGCGCCGTCAGAGTGTAGGTAAAGAAGAAGGGGAACCAGCAAACGACAAAAACTCCAATGACCACAGCCAAGACGAAGGTGAACCGTTTCTCCCTGTTCTGTCTCCCCTTCCATCGACTCCCCTTAGAGCTCTGTCTCACCACCAGTTTAGGCAGCGCCGGGTGGTCCACTCCTGGTTTGATCTGGCTCAGTTTGGTTTTTGCCGTGCGTTTCTTCTTCTTGATAGAACAGGGGTTGTTGACCTGGTGGTCAGACGACGAGGAGTCCTCCATGTCCACGCCGTTTATCTCCCCTTCTTtctcgtcctctcctctgtgttcatccccctctctgtctccttgctCTCCGTTGAGCTTCTCGTGACAAGCGTGTTGGTCACCTCCGACTCCCCCAACTCCGTTCTCCTTCTTGCCCGTCACCGGCGACACTGCGGCCGCCATTTTGGGTTTCCGGTCGCCCGGTGGTACCCGCGTCCGTTTCTTAGCGATCTGATAGATCCGGATGTAAACGAGGATCATGATGATGCAGGGCACGAAGAACGAGCCGATACTGGACGAGATCATGTACCACTTGTCTTCGTTGATCTTACACACCGGCCCCTCCTCTTTATcgctctccttctccatgctgATGAGGGGCGGGAATGAGATCACCGCGGCGATGACCCACACGATGACGATGATGCACTTGATCCTGCGCGGTGTCCGTTTCAGGTTGTACTCGATGGCCTTGGTGATTGACCAGTACCTGTCCAGACTAATGGCGCACAGGTGGGCGATGGATGCCGTACAGAAGAGAACGTCCAGTGCAAGGTAGATCTCGCACCAGACTTTACCAAAGTACCAGTAGCCCATGAGTTCGTTGGCCAGGGAGAAGGGAATGACCAGGGTTGCAACCAAAATGTCCGCCGACGCCAACGAAACCAGGAAGAGGTTCTGAGGGGCCTTCAGGGCCCGGCTAGTAAACACAGCGATGACCACTAAGACGTTGCCGAAGACTGTCAATAGGATGAGCATCCCGACCAGGATCGTTAGGGGCAACGAGATCTGGAGGCTATAGGGCGGACCCCAAAGGATGGTCTCATTGGTCATGTTGCTCATGATGGTCGTGCTTGTAAGAGTCTCATTGGTCACGTTCGTCATGTTGTCCCACCCCGCCATTGATTCTCCTTAGATCCTTACAATCATGTAAGGTCAGCAAATGTCATCCAGGAGACCATGTAGTTTGCAACTGGAAGACTGGAAAGTGAGGGTGTGGGACTCTtcagtgtttttgtttttgttatttttcgCTCCATTGCATGTTGGTCAATCAAGAAGTTTAGGTTGAATACAGCTGACTGTCACTTCATCTGAAAAATAGGAGGTGCAGAAGTAAGAATTTTAGCAGGAACTGGAGATGCCTTAACTGTCAATTTACACAAATACAACATAACTCTCTAGTTATACTTTCCAAGAATATAGCAGGTACACACTAAATATAACTCTTACCTCAAGCATTGTGCTGTGTCACTTGGGTCCTTTTGAGTGGCCGACAATAGAATGGACAGTGAGCAACTTCTTCATGCAGGTCAGTTACCCGAATCAGCTGGCTTCTCACGCATCTCTTCTGTGTTCCATGGACGAGCGCGAGCTAAGGTTTCACAGTCAGTTTTCCTCTGCACAGCTCTGTATCTAAGTCTGTCTCACTAGCGGAGAGCTAATAGAGCCGTAATCACGTTATCCtgtggctgctgctcctgctgccgctgtcgGTTCTATCAGTGGAGACTATCGCCCTACTATGCTACTGTTGGCCGCTCCAAACTCAGTTCTGCCACGCCCTCTATTTATAACCCCAACCACCCAGAACTGCGTTGCTATAGCAGCACCCGGAGCCTACACCACGTGGAAATTAAACACAGGCTTTTTATTTACTTGGCGCGCGCCAACTCCATTCCGTTCACGAACCAACCCATTTCAAGCACCATTTATTGTCACACCAACcattctaaaactgttaaaacgATATAGAAAAAAACGAAAGGGGCTGGGGTTCATAGTCAATGGTAAGATAATTATAGACTAAGCAGTAAACTATTGACCAGTTAACATTGGCTTTAGCCTAAGCTTAATAGTTAGCCTATAGGGTAAAATAACCAATGTCAGCCCATGTGATGATCATTGATGGATCAACATTGATGGACGACCGCGAAATGTGAGTTACAGATCTGTCCttttcattgaaagcaagtctaagaagcgatAGATCTGTTCCATGTGCACTacttctatgcttcctgttcttaagtttagttttcgTGTATTTTATTTTCGATTTTGCACACCCGCTTTAAACAACTGAAAAAAACAATATTTGTGGTTATTGAAAACATATTAGATGATacaattgcttgttttgtcacaaactgaaattaggctatacggattttagcaaccaggaaatggcagagcgatttctgcatattgtaACATATGTCATTGAGACAGACCGCATTGGATCAACTTGAAGAGTGATAACACCAAGAGGTAGGCTATGCCCAATTTAGCCACTCTTCCATTTTGGAACAGGTACTTTCAATAACATAGCCTTCTATCAGTATAACGCTTTTCTATCATATCATGTGTAGTTGGGGAGTGGAGGAAGGTGTTGTTAGTGTGATATCATATGACAGCGGAATCCTGTGTTTTGAGTAAACATCACTGCTAGTGATCATGCGTCAGCGTGCGGATGGAGCGCGAGGACACAGTGACACCTGTCGTCTTCTGAAAAAGCTTCCGCGCCCGGCGTCGGTCTCTCTCGGATTCGCTTTGGAAGAAATAGTCTGAGGCGCGCCATCACCACTGATGTTATGTGACGTTCAGGATTGTAAAACCTACCGTTAAGTATCGAATTATACCACATAGTACTCTATGCTTTTACTGAAAACAATATGAACTATTATCCGTTTTAACTTTGACCTTTTCTAATAAGACCATAGGTGCTTCCAACTTCTGTTCTaccataaaacatttttaaaaatgcaaAAGCGTCACATATTTGACATAATTTAAATAGGTTAAGAAAGGACTATCCTAGGTAAATCTTTAGGCAAGGTATTTGGTTAATGCACTAAATTGTAATGTACTCCGATGCAACATCATCATCACGTGCTAAGTGCAGTCCAAATTTGGACTTCCAGTTCAGATGACACATGAAGTATTGCGATACTTTACCAGTTATTTTACCAGATACTTTCTCCATTTTCTCGTGGTGGCTTAAATGGCAAACGACAAGACAGAAGAGAAAAAAACGTACCTCACTTGTAATATATCTAATGTAATGTATTCTGAAACCCCAGTCAAAAACCCCAATCTGACTAGAATTCAAATATATTTAGAAGTTGAAGGGTGAAAGTAAATGACGTTGACTGGAGTCGAGATGTGAGGGACCATGTTTTCAATGATCCAGTAGGGGACGCTCTTGTATTGGGACAGGCAGAGCCGTTTTCGCCTCTCTGGGTACAGGTGCAATAGAATGGAACGTGTCGAGATTGAGAAGTACAATTTCCAGTTTTATTACAGACCATATCCATCTACTTATTCATAATTCATCAACTGTAATATTGAATCAAAGTCAGACGTACCCATCCATATAAATAGAAAGTGTAATTATGTATATATCGTTTTTATTTAGACAGTTTGGAAACAGAGTGGGAGGCAGGGAAGCATCAGTACAGAAGAATGAGTGGATGTGAGATTGAACAGTGGGGAGTTGTACATGTGCCATGAATGTCACCACTCGACTACAGCTCTACACAAAGTTAGTCATTCAGATATTCTACGTGCCTGTTATTGCTCTTCGATTGCGGTTTAGACCTTTCATTGGTCAGTCTGACGTAACCTTACTGtatgtatgcatcccaaatggcacgcttttcccaatatagtgcactacttttgaccgtaACCCCAGGGagcctagtcaaaagtagtgcagtgcattgtatagggtgcaatttgggataaACGGTCATGTGCCATAAGTGAAATAAGAGGAAGATATTGAACTAATGTAAGACTGTATTGAAACAGCAAGACACTACCAGTCTATGAATTTGTTATCGCTTTATCCAATTGGACAATATTAGGGGCAGTCTCCCACACACTAATTAAGCCTAATTGAGTTAGCTTTTAGTCCATGACCAGGCTTAATCTTTGGCCGGGAAACTGATATAATGGTCAGTTATATTTTCTCATTTGAAAGAACAACACATCCATACAACATCATTATACATTCAAGACAGAGACATGGTAACCGTTTTCTTTATGTTCAACAAGTAACAAACTGCACATTACAATTCATTGGATTAAAAGTACATTTATCCGTTTTTTTTTCCAGAGCTTAAATTCCACAATTTGACAAATAGTGGGAAAACCTCAAATAGAAAATGAAAACCAAAGCATTGTGCAGGCATAACGGGAGTAATATACAAACATCAGAACATTCTGAAATGATGAAGTTTGTACACTCGAATGACAACAAATGACACACACGTTTTTCTAGGTACAAAAGAGACATTTGAGAGAGAACAGCCCAGTCCTGAACATATGAAAAAAGGCACAATATTGCCTCTTTTTCAAATATGGGAAACATTTCAACTGCTTTTTctgggggcggggggggggggttggttaACTGACTAACATGATAATAAATCAATTCCATTTTAAATTAAGTCAAGAAGTACAAAATCAAATTCCAATTTCCCTCAATGCTCCTTTATGTAATTTCAGCAAACATCAGGAAtgaactgaattgaaatggatcCCTGCTGACTAACATACTGTTCAACGGTCTCTAGCTGATACTGCTGTCTATAATAGACAGAGATGTTGAATGCACTTCACTACCAAAGATATATACTGAACTCAATTTTACCTTTAGCAAAAGGGCCAGACAATGTAGCTAGTACCGGATAATGTAGATAATGCTTCTAGAATCTACGTAGCCCAAAAACATTCTGGGCCTAGACGGTATAGCAACAATTCAAAGCCTATATGAGTTTAGTTTTTAATTTAGCTTCAGGCAACAAGTTTGGGCACCCTACGTATATCAAGTGTTCCAGAGTAGGTGTGCTGCTGATGTAGGATCCGTTTCACCTTTTAGATCATactgaataagattacatggacaggtggGACTCTGGGCCAGTGTTCAAAAATAATCTCACAGTAggactgctgatctaggatcaggtctccacctgtccatataatcttattcaaTATGATCTAAAGGGTGAAACGGACCCTACATCAGCACTCTTACTTTGAGACAGACACTtgggctgcgtttagacagggagcccaattctgatcttttttcactaattggtcttttgaccaatcagagtAGCTCTGAAAAAGAGCTGATGTGAAAAAATCGTGTGTGATTGGTCTAAAGACCAATTACTgggaaaaaagatcagaattatgctgcctgtgtaaacggtCTAAGTGCCATTCTCTTCTGTATGATTGGGATTTTGAAATTGTGCCCTTGCATTGCTAAAAGGTCATATACTGTGCAGGACTCTTGGCTTAAATGCTGCTTCATGTGTTTTGAAAAGAAATACAAATTCAGTTACAGAGAAGAAGGGAAAAAAAATAACAAAGACAAAAATAGGAATTACTTGAGGACATAGgcagctctgttctgctctctcaaTGTGACCGGCAAACAACCAACCATGTTCATTTTGCAGTACTTTTTGGTGAAagcaaaaaaattaaaaattacaagtcacttttttttttcaatttgtaAACGTTTATAGGTTTATTAATTAAAAAGATGTATGTACATGCAGAACGTCAAACATTACAGTTTGTCACCCATTTTGCAAACTTGAGTCTGAATAATTTTCTTTACAATGGGTCGGCTTTGATTAAAAATTGTGTCATTTACAACCAAGCAAACAAATCCTTTTTCTAATTTCATTTGCCAAGTAATATTTAGTGAAGGCATGTCTCTCGGTACTAAACAGTAGAATGTTAAGGTAAAATAAATATGTCATGTCACCATTTTTCCAATTCTCTTACATACGCTACTTGGACCATGGTGGCCACCGTAGTCAGGTCTGCATATATCCTGTACTCATATTGGTAGACAGAAAAGAGAACCTTTAAAAAACAGCGTGGTGTTCTGGAACATAGTCGATCAATCTCATTTCTGACCATTAAACAGTCAACTCACTTGTGTATAGGCCTAGGGCCAGGAGTTATTCCTAACCCTGCTGTGACCTGAGAAGGGGGGTCCTGGGCCATATAGTTATTATCGGCTGTAGCCAATAATAAAATATTAGCCttagtttttcctggtcaggtgaCTGGTCACATAACAGGTTGGGGAAAGCATTTTCCCCGATTTTATATCAAACTGATTTTCTGTTTTACGTAAGTAAAAAGAGCCAAGTGACTGAAGGTCTGACTGGGTGAAAGTTGAGGGAGAGGTGATGCTT from Oncorhynchus keta strain PuntledgeMale-10-30-2019 chromosome 10, Oket_V2, whole genome shotgun sequence includes the following:
- the LOC118372626 gene encoding alpha-2A adrenergic receptor, with amino-acid sequence MAGWDNMTNVTNETLTSTTIMSNMTNETILWGPPYSLQISLPLTILVGMLILLTVFGNVLVVIAVFTSRALKAPQNLFLVSLASADILVATLVIPFSLANELMGYWYFGKVWCEIYLALDVLFCTASIAHLCAISLDRYWSITKAIEYNLKRTPRRIKCIIVIVWVIAAVISFPPLISMEKESDKEEGPVCKINEDKWYMISSSIGSFFVPCIIMILVYIRIYQIAKKRTRVPPGDRKPKMAAAVSPVTGKKENGVGGVGGDQHACHEKLNGEQGDREGDEHRGEDEKEGEINGVDMEDSSSSDHQVNNPCSIKKKKRTAKTKLSQIKPGVDHPALPKLVVRQSSKGSRWKGRQNREKRFTFVLAVVIGVFVVCWFPFFFTYTLTALCDLCYIPDTLFKFFFWFGYCNSSANPIIYTIFNNDFRRSFKKILCRDKRRMV